In Thermanaerovibrio velox DSM 12556, the genomic stretch ACCGCCACCGCGCTGGTGAGCATGTAGTATCCCACCACCTTGACCCCCACGGTGCCGAGCTTCGAGGGGGTCACGCTGGATGCCCCAACCACCAGGGAGAAGAACACCACCGGTATCACTATCATCTTAAGAAGCCTGATTAGAAGATCCCCAAGGGGCTTTATGGCCGCCATTTCAGGTCCCACCAATAGCCCCGCTCCGGCCCCGAGGACCGTTGCAAGAAGGATTCGAACCACTAGGCTGGACCGGAAGTAGAACCCAAGCAACCCTCCGGATCCGGGGTTTCCGCTGTTAGACATCCCAACACCTCCTTGAAAGTTTAGGGGACCCATGTGGTCCTCTTACTCTTTAATTATACAAAAGATACACCATTTTTTGATTAAACATTGTAGAGCTTGTTTTTGTGAATTTGTTTTGCGTGGATTTTTTACCAAGTAGTTGCGTTTCTGGTACAATGCTTTAAAAAGATGCCAGGGAGGTGGTGCCATGTCCGGAACCAGGAGGATGGGTCTTGGACTTAAGTTTCTGCTGCCCATATTCGCCCTGTTGGGGTTGTCCGCCGCGGTGTTGGTGTTCATCTCCTACCAAAGGTCCTACAGGGATGTCTATGAGGACCGGATCAAGGCGGTGAAGGACATGGTGGACTTCACCTACGGCGTCCTGGAGCACTGGAACAGCCAGGTGGAGGCGGGGAAGCTCACCAAGGAGGAGGCCATGTTCATGGCGGGGGAGGAGATATCAAAACTCCGATTCGAGGGTAAGAACTACATTTTCGGCTACGACATGGAGAACCGGGTTGCCATCCCCTTTCAGGGCAACGAGAGGGGCAAGTTCTTGGACTCCCAGGACAAGAGGGGGGTATGGGTCCAGCGGGAGCTCCGGGATATTGTAAGGTCCAGGGGTGAGGGGTTCCTAACCTATCACTGGCTCAACTCCAACACCGACAGGGTGGAGCCCAAGGTGGCCTACGTGAGGCACTTCAAGCCCTTTGAGTGGTGGTTCGGCACGGGGGTTTACGTCTACGACGTCAAGGCCAAGGCCATGAGGAGCGCCATCTACCAGGGGCTGATCCTGCTGGCCGCCATGGGTTTGATAGGTCTTTGCGTGGCCTGGCTCATGGGGCGTTTGGTGGCCCGTCCCCTGAGGGAGCTTTCCCTGGTGGCGGAGCGGGCCGGGGCGGGGGACCTGAGGATCGACAGGTCCGACCTGCCCCAGGGTAGGTCCGACGAGATCGGGGACCTCTCGGAGTCCCTTTGGTCCATGGTTTCAAACCAGCGAAAGACCTTGGCATCCCTTTCCCAGGCGGTCCAGGACGTTTCGTCCACGGCGGAGAGCCTCTCCGCCCTGAGCGAGGAGTTCAGCGCTTCGGTGGAGGAGATACGGGGGGCGGTGGGAACGGTGAAGGAGATGGCCTCTTCTGACGCCGCCAGCGCTGAGGAGACCAAGGCGGCGGTGGGGGAGGTCACCCTGGGATCCAAGGCGGTGGCAGCCGCGGCGGAGAAGGGGGCCCAGTCGGGTTCGGTTGCCCAGGGAGAGGTTGAAGAGGCGGCGGAGGGCTTCCTTGATGTCATAGGCAACGTGGAGAAAGTGGCATCCCAAGGGGAGGAGAACGCCAGGGTCATCCTGGAGCTGAGCTATTCGGTGGAGAAGATAACCGCCTTCGTGGACACCATCTCCAGGATCGCGGACCAGACGAACCTGTTGGCGTTGAACGCCGCCATAGAGGCCGCCCGGGCCGGGGAGGCTGGCAAGGGCTTCGCGGTGGTGGCGGAGGAGGTCCGCAAGCTTGCGGAGGAGTCAAACCAGGCCTCCCGTTCCATTGGGGACCTCATCGGAGAGCTTAAAGATCGGGTTCATGGGGCGGTGGGCTCCATAGAGTCCTCCGGGGAGGTGCTGAAGAAGGCCTCCCAGACCTCCGAGGGGGCCATGGACAGGCTGAAGGCCGCCACGAGCGCGGTGAGGGGGGTCATAGAGTCCCTTTCGGACCTGGCGGCGGTGTCGGAGGAGCAGTCCGCCCTGGCTTCGGAGATGGAGGTGGCGGTGGACCAAATAGTCTCCTCCACGGTCCAGATATCCTCCACCATGGATTCCGTCTACCGCTCCGTGGAGGATACCTCCAAGGGTTCTTTCGAGATAGCCCAGCAGGCGGAACGCCTCTCCACAAGGGCCAAGGATCTCAATGATCTCATGGATGCCTTCAAGCTCTGAACTCCATCAACCTTTTCTGCGTTCAACGGAAAAAAGCCCCCGGGATCCTAGGGGGCTTTTTTCGCGCTTCATCCGCCGGTTAGGGCCTCTCCGCCTCTCTAGTCTAAGGCCACCAAGTCCTCCGGTGAGCCAGCTATGCCGACCTCATCCCCTATGGAGGGCACCCTTGAACTACGTGGCGTCAAGGTTTCCACCCAAATGCTCCCATGGGCAGTACCCACCCTTATTCGGGCTATGCTCCCCCTTGGGATCACGTCCTCCACAATCCCCTTTGTTGCGCATGCGTAGCCCTCGGGGTCGATTATCCTAAGCCCCTCGGGCCTTATCATCCATTGGTGATCCCCTTGGGCCCCCAGGGCCCTTGCCAGCTCCCGAGAGAGCCGGTTGGCCCGTCCCATGAAGTCCGCCACGAAGTCCCCCTTGGGGGACCTGTAGACCTCCTGAGGGGCCCCCATCTGGACTATCTCGCCGCTCCGCATGACCGCCACGGTGTCCGCCAACTCCATGGCCTCCTCCTGATCATGGGTCACGAAGAGGGTGGTTATCCTGAGCTCCCGCTGTATGGACCTGATGTGTTCCCTGAGACGCTCTCTCACCTTAGCGTCCAATGCGGACAGGGGTTCGTCCAGCAGAAGGAGCTTTGGCCTTATGGCTAAGGCCCTTGCCAGGGCCACCCTCTGCCGTTGCCCCCCGGAGAGCTCCCAGGGCATCCTATCCTCAAGGCCCTCCAGCTCCACCATTGCTATGGCCTCCCGAACCTTCCTCCTGAGGGCGGGTCCTTTGAACCCCCGGGCGGAAAGGCCGAACGCCACGTTTTGGAAGACCGACAGGTTCGGGAAGAGGGCGTAGCTCTGAAAGACCATGCCCACGTTGCGATCTTTGGGGGGCAGGAAGGTGATGTCCCTATCCGCCAGCTTTATGGAGCCGCTGAGCACGTCCTCCAACCCCGCTACGCACCTGAGCAGCGTGGACTTGCCGCACCCCGATGGGCCTAGAAGGGCCACGCATTCCCCTTCCCTAACCCTTAGGGTTAGGTTCCTTATCACCTCCCCGTTTCCGTAGCTCTTCCGCAGGTTCTCAATTTGAAGATGCCACATTCGCTATCCTCCTGATGTTCCTTAAGAGTCTCGTCTTAACCCTCCAGGGATTGCCTCCCCTAGCTCCTCCCCTCACCGCCCTCCATGCGGCGTAGGAGAGGGCGGATGCCATGGCGAAGTGGATGATCACCATGGCGCTCATGAGGTGTCCGCTTACGCCCCGGCGGTTGAATATGTAGACCTGCATGGTCTCGAACCTGGTGCCGATCAAGATGTTAGCCAGGGCGAACTCCCCCATGAGGATGGTGAACGAAAGCAGCCCCCCGGATGCCACGCCCTTCCAGAGGTTGGGCAGTACCGCCGCCGCCAGAGCTCCCGCCTTGGAGCGTCCCAATGTCATCGCGGCCTCCATTAGTTCCCTTGGGTTAAAAGCGTCCAGGGAGGAGGATATCGCCCTGCCAACAAAGGGAAGGCAGAGGGTGGAGTAGCTGAGCAGCAGCAAAACAGGGCTGCCCCCTATGGGGGTGGAGGAGTATATGCTCAAAAGCCCCACCGAAGAGACCACCGGTGGCACCGCCAAAGGAGAAAGGCAAAGGGCCTCCAGGATCCAGGACCATCGGGGGGCGAAACACCTGGTCATCACCATGGGAGGGATGACCAGCGTCAAGGATAGGATCACCGCTCCCAGGGATACCCCAAGGGATCTTAGGATGGACAGGATGAACCTGGGATCCCCCAACAGATCCCGGTACCATATGAGGCTTAAGCCTTCGGGCAGCACCGAGGCGCCCCACCGGTAGCTGAAGGAGTGCACCAGCGTGGCCGCCAGGGGTATCAGGAGAAACCCCATGGTACCCCAGGTTATCCACCTCACGGACCAGTGTGGCAGCTCTCGGGAACCCTTGTGCAGGTATCCAGATGGGTCGTTCCTTCCGAAGGATCTTCCCCCCTTAAGCGCCAGGGCGGTGGCGGTCAGGGTTATGATCAGAAGCAGGGAGCTCATGGCGGAGGCTAAGTTGAAGTCCAGGAAGACGTCCCCCGCCACCATGGCGCTTATCCTCAGCGGAACCAGATTGCTGTTCCCAGAGGTCAGGGCGTACGCGGTGGCGTAGGCCCCCATGGCGTTGGCGAACAGGAGGCAGAAGGTGCCCCTTATGGATCCCATGAGCATCGGTATGCCCACCTTTGCCCAGAAGCGGCCGTCCGAGGCCCCTAAGGTCCTTGAAGCCTCCTTCAGATCCTGTCCCACCGCCTCCAGGGCGGGGTACAACGTCAAGATCCCCAGGGGCAGCTGGAAGTACGTGTAGAGCAGTCCAAGGCCCCTGTTGGAATACAGGTCCCAGGATATGCCAAGTCCCCTTAGAAGGATCGTAAACGCCCCCTGGGTGCCCAGTATCACGATGAACGCGAATGCCAGGGGCACCCCGGAGAAGTTGCTCACGGTGTTGCAGAAGGACAGCATCCTGTCCCTGAAGGGGCTTCTCATTATACCCATGGATGCCCCAAGGGCCAGCAGGGTACCCCAAAGGGAGGACCACAGGGATATGAGGACGGAGTTTTTGAAGCTCTGCCGGAGGAACGGGGACTCCCATATGCGTCGGTAGTTCTGCAAACCCAGTCCCTCCGGCCCCGTAAGGCTCATCCATGCGGTCCACCCAAGGGGAAGGAGCAGGAAGCCAAGGCACAGCAGGAACAGCAGGGACGAGGATGTGAGGACGTAGAACCCCTTCGAGCCCTCCCCGTGGAACTTAACTATCCTTGACATCCCTTCTCACCACCTTGAGGAATTCCAGCATCAGGGCCTTCATGTCCCGTTGTCTTTCCGTTCCCTCAAAGGCCTCCATAAGCATCCCCGGGGGCTTGGGGAAGGCCCAAAGGGGCACCGTGGTCTCATCCTCAGAGGTCCCCCCATGGAGGCCCGAGGGCATCGTGCCGTGGTCGGAGGTCACGATCGCCAAGAAACCCTGGTTCACAAGGCCCTGCAGGAAGCGGGAGATCATCTGATCGCACCTCATGACCGCCTCCACTAGCCTGTCCGAATCCCCCCCGTATAGGTGGGCGGCGTTGTCGACCCCCATGGTGTGCACCAGCGCAAGCCCCGGCCGGTGGCGCTTGATAAGCCATTCCCCGTCCTGCAGCACGTGGCTGTCCGGGTAGGCGTCGTCGAAGTAGTAGATTCCAGCGGAGATGTCCCCGGAGGGCCTATCCTGGAAGCGACCCCTTTGGCCTAAGTCCCACTGCCCAAAGAGCTCGGCGAACCAGTTGTGTGCGGCGGCGCATGTGACAAGCCCCCTCCGTCTTGCCAGGGCGAACAGGTTTTCCGGATCCCTTTTAGGCGCCCCGTGGTGGTTGCCCATCAGCCCCGTCAGCGATGGTTCTGAGCCGGTGAAGATGCAGTGGTAGAGTGGTTTGGATATAGGCGGCAGCTCCGAAGCTATGTCCTTTCTCACCCCCATGGAGCATCGCACCATGCCCTCCAGGCAGCCCATGTGCCGGGCCGCCTTAGAGGACAGTCCATCCACCAGGATTACCACAAGCCCCCTATCGGTTGACATGGATTAGCACGTTCTCCTGCCACATCCGCTGGAGCTGGGCGGTGGTGTTCTCCCAGGCCTTGAAGTCCCTTATGGGTCGGGCCTTGGCGTACTGGGACTGGGGAAGCAGCTTGCGCTTCACGTCCTCCGGCAGCTTCACCGAGGTCCTTATGGGCCTGGCGTAACCCCTGGCCAGGTTTATCTGTCCCCGGTCGCTGAGGATGAACTCCCTCGCCAGCTTCGCGGCGTTGGGGTTCTTGGCCCAGCGGTTTATTATGGTGGCGTAGCCGGATATGAGGCTGCCGTCCGAGGGTATCAGTATCTCGAACTTGCTGCGCCCCACCTTGTCGGCGTAGCTGAGGGCGTTGAAGTCCCATAAAAGCCCCACCGCCACCTCACCCTTCTCTATCATCGCTATGGAGGGGTCGCTGGTGGAGAGCCGCCCCGCCTTGGCAAGCTTGGCGAAGAAGTCCACCGCGGGCTTTATGTTGGTCTCGTCTCCCCCCAGGGCATAGGCACATGCCAAGACCGCGCTGTTAGCCTGGGCTGCCACCCCGACGTCACCAACGGTCACCTTGTAGTCCCCATTGAGCAGGTCCCTCCAGGACCTGGGAGGCACCTTTACCAGATCCTTGTTGACCAGGAACGCTATGGTCCCAGTGTAACCCACTATCCAGTGGCCTTCTTGGTCCTTGGCCCAGGCGGGGATCTCGTCCCAGTAGGAGGTCTTGTAGGGCTGTGTAACCCCCTTCTTGACCGCTATGGGGCCGAAGGCTATCCCCACGTCCCCCATGTCCGCCGTGGCGTTCTTCCCCTCCGCGGCGAACTTGGCTATCTCCTGGGCGGAGCTCATGTCCGTGTCCTGGTGCTCTATGCCGTAAAGGCCCTTGAGATCCCTCCAGGTGTCCTTCCAGTTCGCCCAGTCGTCGGGCATGCCAACGGTGTAGAGCTTCCCCTCTCGCTTTGCCTCCTTGACCAGATCCTTTGGAATATCCTTGGCCTCGGAGGTCCCAGGGTGAGCTAAAAGCACCGCCCCCATGCACAACACCGCCCCAGCTCGGGCAAAACGGGTGATAAAATTAAAAACCCCCATGTGTATCCCCTCCCTCTAGGTTTTGGGGTTCATGATATACATGGGGTGTTAAGGCTTGCTCGTGTTTTTCGTTTGTTTTCAGTTAACGGCCGTTGGCTTGAGACTCCCGGTCCTTGCGTCCCTTCCACTCCTGCCGCACCATGTATATGAGGGGCACCACGAAGAGCGCCAGCGCACCGGACATGGCCACCCCTCCGGCGGAGGCTATCCCTATGCCGTTGGTGAACTCGCTGCCCATCCCCCGGGACACCGCAAGGGGCAGCATGCCCAGCACCGCCGCCAGGGTGACCATGAGCACCGGCCGGAAGGAGTCCCTTAGGGCCGTCAGCATCAGCTCCTCCGGATCCGCCTTGGGGCTGCGGGATCTCAGGCTCCTGAACTCCTCCACCACGAGGATGGCGTTGTTCACCACGATGCCTATGAGCATCACCACTCCCAGGAGCACGAAGATGTTCATGGGGGTCCCGGTTATCCAAAGGGCCCAGAGAACCCCGGTGAGTCCCAATGGTACCGTGGTCAGGATCAGCACCGGCCACTTGAAGGATTCCAATATGGCGGAGAGGGCGAGGAAGGTAAGGATGACCGAGAGGATCCCCGCCTCCGCGAAGGCCTCGTTTGCGTCCGCCATCCGC encodes the following:
- a CDS encoding ABC transporter ATP-binding protein — translated: MWHLQIENLRKSYGNGEVIRNLTLRVREGECVALLGPSGCGKSTLLRCVAGLEDVLSGSIKLADRDITFLPPKDRNVGMVFQSYALFPNLSVFQNVAFGLSARGFKGPALRRKVREAIAMVELEGLEDRMPWELSGGQRQRVALARALAIRPKLLLLDEPLSALDAKVRERLREHIRSIQRELRITTLFVTHDQEEAMELADTVAVMRSGEIVQMGAPQEVYRSPKGDFVADFMGRANRLSRELARALGAQGDHQWMIRPEGLRIIDPEGYACATKGIVEDVIPRGSIARIRVGTAHGSIWVETLTPRSSRVPSIGDEVGIAGSPEDLVALD
- a CDS encoding alkaline phosphatase family protein is translated as MSTDRGLVVILVDGLSSKAARHMGCLEGMVRCSMGVRKDIASELPPISKPLYHCIFTGSEPSLTGLMGNHHGAPKRDPENLFALARRRGLVTCAAAHNWFAELFGQWDLGQRGRFQDRPSGDISAGIYYFDDAYPDSHVLQDGEWLIKRHRPGLALVHTMGVDNAAHLYGGDSDRLVEAVMRCDQMISRFLQGLVNQGFLAIVTSDHGTMPSGLHGGTSEDETTVPLWAFPKPPGMLMEAFEGTERQRDMKALMLEFLKVVRRDVKDS
- a CDS encoding ABC transporter permease subunit; this translates as MSRIVKFHGEGSKGFYVLTSSSLLFLLCLGFLLLPLGWTAWMSLTGPEGLGLQNYRRIWESPFLRQSFKNSVLISLWSSLWGTLLALGASMGIMRSPFRDRMLSFCNTVSNFSGVPLAFAFIVILGTQGAFTILLRGLGISWDLYSNRGLGLLYTYFQLPLGILTLYPALEAVGQDLKEASRTLGASDGRFWAKVGIPMLMGSIRGTFCLLFANAMGAYATAYALTSGNSNLVPLRISAMVAGDVFLDFNLASAMSSLLLIITLTATALALKGGRSFGRNDPSGYLHKGSRELPHWSVRWITWGTMGFLLIPLAATLVHSFSYRWGASVLPEGLSLIWYRDLLGDPRFILSILRSLGVSLGAVILSLTLVIPPMVMTRCFAPRWSWILEALCLSPLAVPPVVSSVGLLSIYSSTPIGGSPVLLLLSYSTLCLPFVGRAISSSLDAFNPRELMEAAMTLGRSKAGALAAAVLPNLWKGVASGGLLSFTILMGEFALANILIGTRFETMQVYIFNRRGVSGHLMSAMVIIHFAMASALSYAAWRAVRGGARGGNPWRVKTRLLRNIRRIANVASSN
- a CDS encoding methyl-accepting chemotaxis protein, with product MSGTRRMGLGLKFLLPIFALLGLSAAVLVFISYQRSYRDVYEDRIKAVKDMVDFTYGVLEHWNSQVEAGKLTKEEAMFMAGEEISKLRFEGKNYIFGYDMENRVAIPFQGNERGKFLDSQDKRGVWVQRELRDIVRSRGEGFLTYHWLNSNTDRVEPKVAYVRHFKPFEWWFGTGVYVYDVKAKAMRSAIYQGLILLAAMGLIGLCVAWLMGRLVARPLRELSLVAERAGAGDLRIDRSDLPQGRSDEIGDLSESLWSMVSNQRKTLASLSQAVQDVSSTAESLSALSEEFSASVEEIRGAVGTVKEMASSDAASAEETKAAVGEVTLGSKAVAAAAEKGAQSGSVAQGEVEEAAEGFLDVIGNVEKVASQGEENARVILELSYSVEKITAFVDTISRIADQTNLLALNAAIEAARAGEAGKGFAVVAEEVRKLAEESNQASRSIGDLIGELKDRVHGAVGSIESSGEVLKKASQTSEGAMDRLKAATSAVRGVIESLSDLAAVSEEQSALASEMEVAVDQIVSSTVQISSTMDSVYRSVEDTSKGSFEIAQQAERLSTRAKDLNDLMDAFKL
- a CDS encoding ABC transporter substrate-binding protein, which encodes MGVFNFITRFARAGAVLCMGAVLLAHPGTSEAKDIPKDLVKEAKREGKLYTVGMPDDWANWKDTWRDLKGLYGIEHQDTDMSSAQEIAKFAAEGKNATADMGDVGIAFGPIAVKKGVTQPYKTSYWDEIPAWAKDQEGHWIVGYTGTIAFLVNKDLVKVPPRSWRDLLNGDYKVTVGDVGVAAQANSAVLACAYALGGDETNIKPAVDFFAKLAKAGRLSTSDPSIAMIEKGEVAVGLLWDFNALSYADKVGRSKFEILIPSDGSLISGYATIINRWAKNPNAAKLAREFILSDRGQINLARGYARPIRTSVKLPEDVKRKLLPQSQYAKARPIRDFKAWENTTAQLQRMWQENVLIHVNR